The nucleotide sequence CCCTCAATTGTCTCTGGAGGAGAGGGTGGAAGACGCTGCAGACAGGGATGGAGAGACACAGACTCCAGAGGTCAGCtgactgtgaaaagaagagctgTACTTCCCGAGCCAGATGCTATTCCCAGAGCTTTACTTGTATTAACTCAGTAATGAGATGGATCCTCTTTTCTGGCCCATTTTACTGCTGAAGACACTAAGCTTCTTCACACAGAgtagttaagtaacttgtctgaAGTCACAGAGCCAGGGGCAAAGCTGGGTCAGGGACCCAGGCAGTTTAGCTACAGACACATGCTCTTAACTACGACAGGGTGCTCTCCTGCCTCTCGGTGAACCTTCACATACACCTCTATGTTCAACAGGCTGTTTTAAAAGCCACAAGAAACCGATGCCAACGGGCAGTGTGGCTCTCTGCAGGTCTTCGCCAGGCTCTGGCTAATGGCTGCTTGGTGCGGGTCCCTGCCTAGCCAGGAGCAGACTGTCCTTCACTCCTGAATGCCTTCCGGCCGCCATGCCTCCCTTTATCTTTCCTTACATATCCCTTCCCCTGATGGGCTCCTGACTGGACAGATGACACTCTCTCTCCCCTTTGCGGATGCCAGGCCTGGACAAGACTCCAATCTCTGTCCTTACCCTGAGGACTGTCACCATGTTTACTGTCCTTCTCTCAGTTAGACTGAGCCCTGGAGGGTGGGGACTGTGTCTACCTTGGTCTCGTATCTTTGGATTCAGAGCACTGTGCCTGGGCAAGCTGGCACTCGAGAGTGTGGGCCGGCCGAAATGACTCGTGGTGAAGCTGCCCAGGGAAAGCCAAGGCATCGCCCCCTGGCTGCCCTCCTCACCATGTCCAGCAGGATGTCCACCTTCAGCCGCAAGAGGTTGTTCTCTTCTTCTAGCTGCTGGTTCCGTCTCCGCAGGCGCTGAGCCTCCCTCCGGTCCACACCTCCACTAATCCCCGTCTCTGGCAGAAGGGGCACAACCAGCGGTCACCAAGTGATGGCTGCTCTCCACCATCTTGCTGGGGCAAAACGGCAGGAAATGCAGCCCACCTGCTATCCACTGGCCATTTTCAAACTTCAGGCTCTGCCCGGCCAGGTTCATGGTGGGGGTTCCGTAGTCAAGGCCCAGTTCCACCTCCCGCGTTGACCGGTCCAACTGTGGGTGAGACATTCATGCTGGCATCAGGCAGCCAGAGTACACAGGCTTGTGGTCCAGCACCTCTTCTGCTAGCTGTGAGACCCCCTGCATGCACTCAGCTGcatcagactctgcgaccccaccaactgtagcctgccaggctcctctgtccatggatttttctggcaaatactggagtgggttgccatttcctcctccagaggatcttcctgacccagggatagaacctgggtctcctgaattggcaggcaggttctttacccttgTGCCACATGGGAATCCCCGACTATGTGACCCCCCCAACAActcatctcatttctttttctctaatcaTAACTCGgcacatttaataatatttttttcaaataaagtcagaaaattaaataaggtaccaaaaaacttttaaactataaaagaaaagtaCTGCTGTATATAACAAGTGTTTTCTAGAAAATCTATATATGAAATTTGCAAACTGAATTATTTCATATCTATAGAGCACTTGGCAGTTTAAGAAGTCTCACTGTAAATTTTTTGTCAagtgaaaaatctttttaaatgtaagCCTGAGCCATCACTTGCTTCCTATGGAGCTACATATGTCCTGGAAAAGGCATAAAATGCTAAGTCCCAATT is from Bubalus bubalis isolate 160015118507 breed Murrah chromosome 4, NDDB_SH_1, whole genome shotgun sequence and encodes:
- the CBY1 gene encoding protein chibby homolog 1 isoform X2, which codes for MPLFGSTFSPKKTPPRKSASLSNLHNLDRSTREVELGLDYGTPTMNLAGQSLKFENGQWIAETGISGGVDRREAQRLRRRNQQLEEENNLLRLKVDILLDMLSETTAESHLMEKELDELKSVSRRRK
- the CBY1 gene encoding protein chibby homolog 1 isoform X1; translation: MEAFWLKMPLFGSTFSPKKTPPRKSASLSNLHNLDRSTREVELGLDYGTPTMNLAGQSLKFENGQWIAETGISGGVDRREAQRLRRRNQQLEEENNLLRLKVDILLDMLSETTAESHLMEKELDELKSVSRRRK